AAAATAACTAAAAGATAAAAAGTGTGACCTAAAATGAATGATCAAACAAAAAACCGAATAAAAGCTATACATCAGAATTTAAAGAATCAGCTGTCAAATTAGCTAATGAGACGGATCAACCCGTTTCTCAGACTGCCAGGGAGCTAGGTGTTAATGTAAATACTCTACATACCTGGATCAGTAAATATTCCAAACCGGTGAAGACGGTAGCCAATAGAAGTGATGAACACATTTATGATGAAGTAAAACGTCTGAAAAAGAATTGGCAAAAGTGATTCAGGAGCGTGATTTATTAAAAAGGCCACAGCGTACTTTGCAAGGAAACTTTGTGAAGTACGCATGGATAACTGATCAGGCTAAAGATTACCCGGTAACGATTCTGTGCCGTTTTATGGATGTTTCCCGTAGTTGCTATTATGATTGGGTTAGCTCTCCTAAAACGGATAGAGAGAAAGAAAATGAAGCGCTTACTGAGCAGCTAAAAAACTGTTTGAAGACAGTCGCAAGACTTATGGAACCCGTCGTCTTAAAAGAAAACTGGCTGAAAAAGGCGTTCATATAAGCCGCCGGAGAATTGGTCGATTAATGAAAAAAGCCGGTTTGTTTTGTAAAACGAAGAGACGCTTTAAAGCGACGACTAATTCCAAGCATAATAAGCGTATATCTCCAAATTTACTGGAAAGAGAGTTTACTGTCTCTCAACCTGATCGCTACTATGTGGGTGATATTACCTATATTGCCACCAAGGAAGGCTGGTTATATTTAGCGGTTGTCATTGACTTATTCTCTAGGCAAATTGTTGGCTGGTCGATGGATGAGCGAATGAAAGCCAAGCTAGTCAATGATGCTTTACTGATGGCCATATGGAAGCGTAAACCAATGGATGGATTGCTTTGGCATACTGACCGAGGTAGCCAATATGCCTCTGATAGTCATAGAAAAATATTGTCGGATCATAACATAATTCAGTCTATGAGCCGCAAAGGAAATTGCTGGGACAATGCTGTATCAGAGAGCTTCTTTCATAGTTTGAAAACTGAATTGACGCACCATTGTCGATTCAAAACCAGAGTAGAAGCAAAGCAGGCAATATTTGAATATATTGAGGTATTTTATAATCGGGAGCGACTTCATTCGGCTAATGATTATTTGTCACCAGTCGATTATGAAATACAGCAGGAAATAGCTTAAATCGATTGATTGAAGAGGGGTAAAAGGCGACATAAATGCCGCCCATTACCGTTGACGGCCATCGGCTCCTCAGCCTGTGCCGTGAAGATATTGTAACAGGATCATTACCGTTGTGAAAATACCTTGGGTGAATGGAACGGCTCTATCGTTCCAGAGGGCAAAGCCCTTTCTCTTCATCTGTTTAAAGTTAACATGAGAAACTAAAATGATAGGAAATACAAAATGACAAAAATCACTTGAAACAGCCAAAAAAATATTTAGAAAACTGTCCGGAAAAGTGTTGACACATCAGCTTATGTCGTCTGAGTCGTTCAAATAAATCTTTAAATGCAGGTGCAAATGTTTTAGAGGGTATGAGATCCAAAATGTCTCTTAGTTGACTATTTTTAGGAATTTTTCAACATTAAAAGAGTGCGTAAATTATTTTGATTCTGTTCCTCTTCCATCTGTTTCTGAAATTCACTTAAAGAGGGATCTTGAAAATACATGCAGGCAAAAGCACTCATAAGCACATCATGTTGACTGTAATCACACTTTCCTTGTACTCGGCTATCTTTGATTGCATGAAAGTGCAGTGAGATGGCCTGTTTCAGGGCAGAAAAACTTAAATGTTTTTTTTGCTGACTTAAAGAGGCCAAAATTCACAGTACCAAGCATATAAAAGGGAAATGTTTTTTAACATGAAGTCATTCAACCAATTGAAAAACAAGAGTTTGATCTCTTGTTTCTCAAAATGCAAGCTTTTTATTCGATTTTTTTAATTTTGCTAAAGTTACTGCGAAAAGTTTTTTTATTTCTGCTTGGTAAGCACCACTACAACTCAATTGGTCATCTCAGCGAGAATTGCTGGAAAAAACTTATGTTTTATGTATGGGGGCTTATTAAAGAGTATGAGCGTAGTGCTATCAGTTATTACTGAACTGAATTCTAGGCATGAAATTGTGCTGGATTTTAATATTGCTGCGCTTCGTGCCTCAGCAGCACCCTACACTTGTGCGAGTGATATTTGTAAGACAGTAGGATGCTGCTGAGGAACGAAGCGCATCACAAATGCTACAAACTAAACAATATTGTTAATTATTCACCAAAACACAGGTTAATTAAACGGTATTTAAAAAACTTATGTCTATGCTGATTTTTTATACTGGAACAGTCATTAACACAAGAAATACGCAGGCTAACACAAATAAAGTCATCATCTCATCTACCCTGACTAAAAAATGAGAATGTCCCTATACTTGAATCCATACTTACTCGAGAGTTAAGATTATATTATGATTTCAGGTAAACTAATTCCGTGAATAATGTGGCTATACTTAACCGGACACACAACTTAAAATAACTAAAAGATAAAAAGTGTGACCTAAAATGAATGATCAAACAAAAAACCGAATAAAAGCTATACATCAGAATTTAAAGAATCAGCTGTCAAATTAGCTAATGAGACGGATCAACCCGTTTCTCAGACTGCCAGGGAGCTAGGTGTTAATGTAAATACTCTACATACCTGGATCAGTAAATATTCCAAACCGGTGAAGACGGTAACCAATAGAAGTGATGAACACATTTATGATGAAGTAAAACGTCTGAAAAAGAATTGGCAAAAGTGATTCAGGAGCGTGATTTATTAAAAGGCCACAGCGTACTTTGCAAGGGAAACTTTGTGAAGTACGCATGGATAACTGATCAGGCTAAAGATTACCCGGTAACGATTCTGTGCCGTTTTATGGATGTTTCCGTAGTTGCTATTATGATTGGGTTAGCTCTCCTAAAACGGATAGAGAGAAAGAAAATGAAGCGCTTACTGAGCAGCTAAAAAACTGTTTGAAGACAGTCGCAAGACTTATGGAACCCGTCGTCTTAAAAAGAAAACTGGCTGAAAAAGGCGTTCATATAAGCCGCCGGAGAATTGGTCGATTAATGAAAAAAGCCGGTTTGTTTTGTAAAACGAAGAGACGCTTTAAAGCGACGACTAATTCCAAGCATAATAAGCGTATATCTCCAAATTTACTGGAAAGAGAGTTTACTGTCTCTCAACCTGATCGCTACTATGTGGGTGATATTACCTATATTGCCACCAAGGAAGGCTGGTTATATTTAGCGGTTGTCATTGACTTATTCTCTAGGCAAATTGTTGGCTGGTCGATGGATGAGCGAATGAAAGCCAAGCTAGTCAATGATGCTTTACTGATGGCCATATGGAAGCGTAAACCAATGGATGGATTGCTTTGGCATACTGACCGAGGTAGCCAATATGCCTCTGATAGTCATAGAAAAATATTGTCGGATCATAACATAATTCAGTCTATGAGCCGCAAAGGAAATTGCTGGGACAATGCTGTATCAGAGAGCTTCTTTCATAGTTTGAAAACTGAATTGACGCACCATTGTCGATTCAAAACCAGAGTAGAAGCAAAGCAGGCAATATTTGAATATATTGAGGTATTTTATAATCGGGAGCGACTTCATTCGGCTAATGATTATTTGTCACCAGTCGATTATGAAATACAGCAGGAAATAGCTTAAATCGATTGATTGAAGAGGGGTAAAAGGCGACATAAATGCCGCCCATTACCGTTGACGGCCATCGGCTCCTCAGCCTGTGCCGTGAAGATATTGTAACAGGATCATTACCGTTGTGAAAATACCTTGGGTGAATGGAACGGCTCTATCGTTCCAGAGGGCAAAGCCCTTTCTCTTCATCTGTTTAAAGTTAACATGAGAAACTAAAATGATAGGAAATACAAAATGACAAAAATCACTTGAAACAGCCAAAAAAATATTTAGAAAACTGTCCGGAAAAGTGTTGACACATCAGACTGCCATGGTTTCATACATCACATCAGTCCAGTCCTCAAAGGTCATCACACGGAACAATGTCAGCATTGAAATAGAAATATCATCCCATAACACCGGATTGATAGTAGCGAAGAAGGTACTGCCTATTGCTGCATAGATATAAAAGATAATAAACATCAATGCCACAATATAACCCAGTTGTGGCATTGCTTTGAGCAGTGAATTGAGCAGCATTTTAAGTTCAGGAATTATAGAAACCATTCTTAACACCCGAAAAATTCGAATCAAGCGCCCAATAATAGCTAATTCACTGTCTTCCACGGGAATTAAACTGGTAATAACAATCACGGTATCAAAAATATTCCAGCCCTGTTTAAAAAAATTCCGTTTCTTATCTTCACCTAAAAAACGAATAACAATTTCTGTGAGAAAGAAAAAGGTGATAAACCAATCCAACAAATGAATAAACCATAGGGTGGTTGGCGAGATATCATAGGTTTTAGCACCAATAACCAGTGCTGAAAAAATAATAATTGAAATAACAAAGAGTTCAAAAATTTTATTACTGCGAATACGATTAAATTTCGCTTGTAGTGATAATGACTGCATAATTTATACTTATTGACTTAAAAATTGGTTTTGATAACTAATTTTAGCGACGCGCATCTAGCATTAGTCCCTTCATATCCTTAATAGCCTGATCAAGACCACAAAATAACGCCTGAGCGATGATGGCATGGCCAATATTCAACTCTTCAATATCCATCAATGCTGCAATTGCTTGGACATTATGATAATGCAATCCATGTCCAGCATTGACTTGTAAGCCGAGTGACTTAGCATATAAAACGCCTTCTTTAATGCGTTCAAATTCCTTTTTTTGCTCTTTGCCCTGATAGTCAGCATAGTGACCGGTATGAATTTCAATCACTGGTGCTTTAACCTGTGCTGCGGCATCGATTTGTTTTTTATCCGCGTCTATAAACAATGAAACTCTGATATCAGCCGCTGCTAGACGTTGACAGGCATCAGTCATTTTATCTATCTGTGAAGCCACATCTAAACCACCTTCGGTGGTAAGTTCAGCTCTTTTTTCTGGCACCAAACAACAATCAGAGGGCTTCACTTTTTCAGCGATGGCCAGCATCGGATCAGTGACAGCCATTTCAAGATTCATGCGTGTTTGTAAGACATCGTTAATCAAGTACACATCACGCTCTTGTATATGCCGCCTGTCTTCACGTAAATGCAAAGTGATGGCATCGGCCCCTGCAAACTCAGCATCCATTGCCGCTTTTACTGGATCAGGATATCGCGTTCCCCTCGCCTGTCTCAAAGTGGCAATATGGTCAATATTAACACCCAGTAAAATTTCCGGTGAATTGCTCAAGTTTATATCCTCTTATCTAAATTTTATATCTGTTATATATTAAAAAAAGACGAATGTTTAACAATATAATTGCTTAAACATCTCACGACTTTTTAATGGCTGACTACCCAATTGCTCAGCAAGCGCCCATTTTAATAGTTGTTTACTTTCTTGCAAGGTTTTCTGATCATTTAATTGTGCCTGTGACAAATTCAATAAGGTTTTACCACTAATCAGCAAACTTTTTGTCCCTTCAAGTGGATTTTCAGTAGGTCCTGCATCTATAAAGTAATGATAGTTTTTGTGACTTTCAATGCTGCTACCGGTATTAATATCCAGCTCAAAGTTCAAACCATAACCAAGATATTCCAATAGCTTGAGTTCAAATAACCTTAAAGGCAATTCAAGATTCATCATTTCTGAGGCATGTTGGGATTGTTGTTGAGGCTTTTTGTTAGAAGATTGTGAAAAAAGACTAATAATATGAATATAAAGCTCAAAGATTTCAGTGCAGTCTGAGTGAGTAGGCAGAAGACGCAATAATAATTCGTTAAGATAATAGGCACAATAGAGTGATTTACCGGATAAGCGCCATAAATTCAAAGAATTGTCACTTTCTTCACATAATTCAACGCTTTTTAAAGTCAGCAAATCCCCCTTGCCAACTAAGGATATTTTCAGTTTTTGGAAGGGTTGTAATAAGACAACTTGATTGTTTTTAGCACTTTTACCTTTATTGCCTTTTATGCCTCTGGCAATAGCACTGACTTTACCAACATCCTGAAGAAATAAATTAACAATAACACTGCTATCGCGATAGCTATAAGAATGCAGGACTATCGCAGTTTTATCATCGAGTACGACTCTAGAATGCATCTGTTTTTAAATAATCAAAATAACCTAAACTTTTAAGTGCTTTTTGATCATCAGACCAGCCATCTTTCACTTTAACCCATAGTTTTAAAAACACCTTTTTATCGTACAAGTGCTCCATGGACTTTCGTGCTTGTTTGCCCACTTCTTTCAGTTGTTGGCCTTTGTGTCCAATAATAATGCTTTTTTGATTCCTACGCTCTACCCAGATAACAGCGGATATTTTGATGATCTTTTCTTCTTCTTCAAAGGCTTCGACTTCGACTGCAATCGCATAGGGTACTTCCTGGCCTAATAAACGCATTAATTTTTCACGTATCAGTTCTGAAGCAAGAAAACGATCTGATTTATCCGTTATTTGCTCTTCTGGAAAATAAGCAGGCGATAAATTCAAGTCAGACTCAATATGCGCTTCAAGTTCAGCAACATTCTTACCCTTGGCAGCTGAAACAGGTACGATATGGGCAAAATTGAGGCGCTGACTCAGCTGTTCAAGAAAAGGTAATAAAATCTCTTTATCTTTGATTTTATCAACCTTATTTACCGCCAGGATAATAGGCTGATCGCAGGGCTTGAGTAATTCAATAACATATTCATCTTCTTCCGTTAGCTTAATGCCATCGACAACAAAGACAATCACATCAACATCGTTTAAGGTAGACATGGCTTCTTTGTTCATATAAGTATGAATCGCACCCTTATGTTTTTGGTGCAAGCCCGGTGTATCAATATAAACTGACTGTGCTGTTTTTGTGGTTTTTATGCCTAATAAGCGATGCCGTGTTGTCTGCGGTTTTTTTGAGGTAATACTTAAATGAAAGCCCAAAATGTAATTCAATAAAGTAGATTTACCCACATTGGGACGACCAATAATAGCCACATAGCCACTTCGATAATTGTCAGGGTATTCAGTTTTTGTCATCATTTAATTAAAATTCACGTAGTTGATAAAAGAGTTGATAAAAGAGTTGATAATATAATTGGTAAAAAAGCTAATTAAGGATTGAGCATAAATGCTTATTCAAATTGAATTTTTTCCAACATCAGCTCAGCACTTTTCTGCTCTGCTGCACGTCGGCTACTACCTTCAGCAGTAATGTTGAGTTTAAGTTCTTTGACATGGCAATCAACTTGAAAAATCTGCGCATGTTCTTTGCCATTCACTGAAACAACTGTATATTTAGGCAATTCGAACTTTTTGGCTTGTAGTTGTTCTTGTAAGCGAGTTTTGGGATCTTTTAAATCCAAAGACTTAATATTATCAAGACGTTCTTTATACCATGACAATATACACGCTCTAGCTTCATCAATATTCGAATCAAGTGTTATTGCACCAATAATAGCTTCCATCGCATCGGCCAAAATTGAGGCACGTCGAAAGCCACCGCTTTTAAGCTCACCACCACCTAAGCGGAGGTATTCACCAACGCCCAGTTGACGAGCGATACTGGCTAGCGTATCCCCTTTTACCAATAAAGAACGATAGCGACTCAGATTACCTTCATTTTCATCACTAAAACGTAGGTAAAGCTCTTCAGCCATCACATAGCCAATTACTGAATCACCAAGAAATTCAAGGCGTTCATTATTGTTTTTACCTATACTACGATGACTTAAAGCGGTTTTGAGCAATGATGTTTGATTAAAGGTATAGCCTAATTTCTTGCTTAAACTGTCCAGATTAGTATTCAATTACGAACCAATTCAACCGATTTATTACGTTCAATCACAATAAAAATACTATTAGCAAATTTGATTTTATCATCATATTCAAGGTAGACCGTAACCGTATTATTTGACTTTACTATTTCAAAATCATCTTTAGTGATACTTCTCACTTGATTTACAATCATCCTGTTTTCTATCAGTCGCCAAATTTGACGCTTTGATTTTTGCGTGATGCCCGGTTCCTCTTTTAGAGACTCCAAAATGCGATTCATAGTATTATTACTGATTAAATAAGGCGTAATAATCATCGCTAGATAAGCAAAAAACAAAAAGATGGTAATGACAACCATCCAGCCTACCATGGTAAAGCCTTTTTGTTGTCTGTAATTGAATCGCTGTTTAAGCATTATTTTATCCCTTTTCACCAAGATTATTCACAATATGATATATTTAAGTATAGTAAATCAGAACATTTATTCAATTGAATTGCCAATGCGTTGCCAATAAAGACCTTGACCTACGTCCCAATTAAACCAAATCATAAAGGCTTTGCCAACCAGATTGGCTTCTGGCACTAAACCCCAAAAACGGCCATCATGGCTTTCATCACGATTATCACCCATAACAAAATAATGTCCTTCTGGCACCACCATATCAATCGTGCCATTTTTATAGAATTCGGGCACATACATGTGGCTGAGTTCAGGCTTGCCCGGTACTAATAACAAATCATGTTTCACACCTAATAAATCTTCATTAATTAAGCGAGCACCATTC
This genomic window from sulfur-oxidizing endosymbiont of Gigantopelta aegis contains:
- the era gene encoding GTPase Era, whose amino-acid sequence is MMTKTEYPDNYRSGYVAIIGRPNVGKSTLLNYILGFHLSITSKKPQTTRHRLLGIKTTKTAQSVYIDTPGLHQKHKGAIHTYMNKEAMSTLNDVDVIVFVVDGIKLTEEDEYVIELLKPCDQPIILAVNKVDKIKDKEILLPFLEQLSQRLNFAHIVPVSAAKGKNVAELEAHIESDLNLSPAYFPEEQITDKSDRFLASELIREKLMRLLGQEVPYAIAVEVEAFEEEEKIIKISAVIWVERRNQKSIIIGHKGQQLKEVGKQARKSMEHLYDKKVFLKLWVKVKDGWSDDQKALKSLGYFDYLKTDAF
- the rnc gene encoding ribonuclease III produces the protein MNTNLDSLSKKLGYTFNQTSLLKTALSHRSIGKNNNERLEFLGDSVIGYVMAEELYLRFSDENEGNLSRYRSLLVKGDTLASIARQLGVGEYLRLGGGELKSGGFRRASILADAMEAIIGAITLDSNIDEARACILSWYKERLDNIKSLDLKDPKTRLQEQLQAKKFELPKYTVVSVNGKEHAQIFQVDCHVKELKLNITAEGSSRRAAEQKSAELMLEKIQFE
- a CDS encoding IS3 family transposase; its protein translation is MPFYGCFRSCYYDWVSSPKTDREKENEALTEQLKNCLKTVARLMEPVVLKRKLAEKGVHISRRRIGRLMKKAGLFCKTKRRFKATTNSKHNKRISPNLLEREFTVSQPDRYYVGDITYIATKEGWLYLAVVIDLFSRQIVGWSMDERMKAKLVNDALLMAIWKRKPMDGLLWHTDRGSQYASDSHRKILSDHNIIQSMSRKGNCWDNAVSESFFHSLKTELTHHCRFKTRVEAKQAIFEYIEVFYNRERLHSANDYLSPVDYEIQQEIA
- the recO gene encoding DNA repair protein RecO encodes the protein MHSRVVLDDKTAIVLHSYSYRDSSVIVNLFLQDVGKVSAIARGIKGNKGKSAKNNQVVLLQPFQKLKISLVGKGDLLTLKSVELCEESDNSLNLWRLSGKSLYCAYYLNELLLRLLPTHSDCTEIFELYIHIISLFSQSSNKKPQQQSQHASEMMNLELPLRLFELKLLEYLGYGLNFELDINTGSSIESHKNYHYFIDAGPTENPLEGTKSLLISGKTLLNLSQAQLNDQKTLQESKQLLKWALAEQLGSQPLKSREMFKQLYC
- a CDS encoding DUF4845 domain-containing protein, encoding MLKQRFNYRQQKGFTMVGWMVVITIFLFFAYLAMIITPYLISNNTMNRILESLKEEPGITQKSKRQIWRLIENRMIVNQVRSITKDDFEIVKSNNTVTVYLEYDDKIKFANSIFIVIERNKSVELVRN
- the pdxJ gene encoding pyridoxine 5'-phosphate synthase, translated to MSNSPEILLGVNIDHIATLRQARGTRYPDPVKAAMDAEFAGADAITLHLREDRRHIQERDVYLINDVLQTRMNLEMAVTDPMLAIAEKVKPSDCCLVPEKRAELTTEGGLDVASQIDKMTDACQRLAAADIRVSLFIDADKKQIDAAAQVKAPVIEIHTGHYADYQGKEQKKEFERIKEGVLYAKSLGLQVNAGHGLHYHNVQAIAALMDIEELNIGHAIIAQALFCGLDQAIKDMKGLMLDARR